GCGTCGCGTATCCGGCCGCTTATTTCATTGCGTTTCACGCGCGCCGCAAGCTGTTCGCCTTGACGCTGATTCTCGTGCCGTATTTCTCGAGCTTCCTGATTCGCGTGATGTCGCTGCGCATGGTGCTTGCCCGGCACGGTTTCGCCGAGGCGCTACTCGATGCGACCGGCCTGCATGCGGGCGCGCTCGATGTGCTCGATACGCCGGTCGCGGTGTTTATCGGCATGGTCTATGTCTATCTGCCGATTGCGATCGTGCCGCTTGCAGTTGTGCTCGAACGCATTCCGCGCGAACTGATCGACGCGAGCGAAGATCTCGGCGCGACGCGCTGGCGCACCTTCCGCTCGGTGATTCTGCCGTTGAGCCGTCCCGGTATCGCGACCGCGGTTTTGCTGACCGCCGTGCCGATGCTCGGCGAAATGGTGATTCCGACGTTGCTGGGTGGCGGCCGCGGTGTGCTGATGGGGCAGGCGATTGCCGAGCAGTATCTCGATGCGCAGAACTATGCGTTGGGCTCGGCGATGGCGATGGCCGTGCTGGTTGCCGTGGCCGTGCTGGTCGCGTTGCTGGCGCGCGTGACGGCGGGTTTTGCGGAGACCGGGCGATGAACGGGCCGCGTGCTTCGTCATCCGACCGGTTGCGCGCGCAACGGGGTGGGTTGCGATTGCAATCGCAATCGCGTCGGCGATCGGATGCGCGCCTGCGCCTCGCGGAAACGGGCCTTAAGGCCTGGTACGCGCTCGTCGTCGTGTTTCTATTCGTGCCGATTTTTGCCGGTATCGTGTACTCGTTCAATCTCGGCGTCGACAACAAGCAGACCGCGATGCTAACGGGCTGGACGCTGCAATGGTATGCGGCCGCGTGGAGCGATCTGTCGCTGCGCCATGCCGTCGAAGAAAGCGTGATCGTTGCGGCGTGGTCCGCGCTGCTATCGGTGCTGCTCGGCACGATGCTCGGGTTCGTCGTCGTGCGGCATCCGGTGCGGCGCGTGCGCCGCCTGCTCACCCTGATGACGTATCTGTTGCTGATCGTGCCCGAATCGGTGATCGGCATTTCGCTGTTGCTGTTTTATGCGGTGACGGGCGTGCCGCTCGATACGGCGACGCTCGTCGCGGGCATCACGCCGATCGGCATTGCCGTGGTCGCGCTCGTGGTACGCGCGCGCATGCTGACGCTCGACCGCGACCTCGAAGACGCCGCCGCCGATCTCGGCGGCACGCGCAGCGCGACGCTGCGCTATATCGTGCTGCCGCAACTTGCGCCGGCAGTCGCGGCGGGCGGCGTGATGGCATACACGTTCTCGTTCGACAATCTCGTGATTTCCGCCTTCCTGACGACGCCGCAAACCGGCACGCTGCCCGTGTATCTGTACGGCAGTCTGCAATATGGTCCGTCGCCGGCCGTGTATGCGGCTGC
The genomic region above belongs to Paraburkholderia edwinii and contains:
- a CDS encoding ABC transporter permease, with product MNGPRASSSDRLRAQRGGLRLQSQSRRRSDARLRLAETGLKAWYALVVVFLFVPIFAGIVYSFNLGVDNKQTAMLTGWTLQWYAAAWSDLSLRHAVEESVIVAAWSALLSVLLGTMLGFVVVRHPVRRVRRLLTLMTYLLLIVPESVIGISLLLFYAVTGVPLDTATLVAGITPIGIAVVALVVRARMLTLDRDLEDAAADLGGTRSATLRYIVLPQLAPAVAAGGVMAYTFSFDNLVISAFLTTPQTGTLPVYLYGSLQYGPSPAVYAAASAVFVFTVAMLAVAALLYRAMRRPSSYGPSPRHASA
- a CDS encoding ABC transporter permease, encoding MRGLHRWHGDSSSASAQTPSRAVPLALREAPDHLLAALPASWLTVFFLVPLALTAVFSFGHSTFGGVEPGFTLDNYAAALSGFYGATLARTLRFAATASLLCVGVAYPAAYFIAFHARRKLFALTLILVPYFSSFLIRVMSLRMVLARHGFAEALLDATGLHAGALDVLDTPVAVFIGMVYVYLPIAIVPLAVVLERIPRELIDASEDLGATRWRTFRSVILPLSRPGIATAVLLTAVPMLGEMVIPTLLGGGRGVLMGQAIAEQYLDAQNYALGSAMAMAVLVAVAVLVALLARVTAGFAETGR